A region of Bacteroidales bacterium DNA encodes the following proteins:
- a CDS encoding T9SS type A sorting domain-containing protein codes for TIRWNGTENTVIAIGNFDVVSRNYTVTFPSAGTWYDYFWADSLVLENPSVQITLQPGEYRFYSSKKMNGYGSINIGYESPAGSKKISVFPNPAFDRITVAGSERMKSLRITSLSGNIVMEKFPLSDKVSVDISDLPGGIYFIRVDYKSTSETLRFVKMK; via the coding sequence AACCATCCGGTGGAACGGGACAGAAAATACCGTAATAGCCATTGGAAATTTCGATGTAGTATCCCGAAACTACACGGTTACCTTCCCTTCAGCAGGCACATGGTATGATTATTTCTGGGCCGACAGCCTGGTTTTGGAAAACCCTTCTGTGCAGATTACTCTTCAGCCGGGAGAATACCGTTTTTATTCGTCCAAAAAAATGAACGGGTATGGCTCCATCAATATTGGATACGAATCTCCTGCTGGTTCGAAGAAAATCAGTGTCTTCCCGAATCCGGCCTTTGACCGGATTACAGTAGCCGGCAGTGAAAGAATGAAATCCCTCCGGATTACCTCCCTGTCGGGAAACATAGTGATGGAGAAATTCCCCCTATCAGACAAGGTGTCTGTTGATATTTCCGATTTGCCAGGCGGAATCTATTTCATAAGGGTCGATTATAAGAGCACATCTGAAACACTTCGTTTTGTAAAAATGAAATAA